Below is a window of Micromonas commoda chromosome 14, complete sequence DNA.
GTCGCCGCGCACCTTCTGGGCAAACTTGGAGCTCCCCAGGTCGGAGGAACCCGGGTAGGCCCCGAAGGTGGTGACGCGGgggatctcgccgccgccccggatGTACGCGTACTCGACGTAGTTGGGATccctgtcgccgccgacgtagGGGGGACCGCCGGGGATGCAGTTGTCGGTCATGTCCTTCAGCTTCTTGATGATGGTGACCGCGGGACCGGGTGCGCGCTTGCCGAGCTTGCGCTGCGACTCGTACTGGttcgccaccgacgcgttGGTGCCGTCCTGCACGGCGAGGTCCAGTCCCTTGGCGGGATTCTCGTACATGTAGGGCGCGAACATCACGAGCTGGTTGGGTCCGAGGCCCATGCGCTTGAACCACGCGACGAGGTCCTCGGTgctggcgtcctcgccggggacgagaCCCTCGGGGTCGggtccgtcggcgtccttgCGTCCGATGCGCATCTTGGCGCCGAGGTAGGGGTTGGTGCCGATGAAGAGGAACTCGTAGTtcgggtcgtcctcgcccatgACCTCGTAGTAGTCCTTAGCGAACTgaatgcgcgcggcgaagtgCGGGACGATGGCGATGAGGTCGGCGTAGGAGATGGGCTGGGTGACGGTCGCGTCGACAGCCTTCTTGATCTTTtcgatggacgcgaaggCCTTCTTGCAGAGCGCATTCTCCGGGCGGTCGAGCTCGAATCGGATGgacccgttcgcgccgtTCTTCTTTCCCACCACCTCGTAGGTGCCCGCGTCGTGGAGCGCGAGCCTCATGTACTCGGAGTACGGGAGGTCGATgttggcgacgatgacgggcTCGATGAACTTGAGGTACTGCTGCTGCGCCCTgcccttctcgccgccgttggcgaGGGGGTATCCCTCCTCGCGGGAGATGAACTCGATCTGAAGCTCGGGGAGGTTCACCGCGCGCTTCTccttgacgtcgccgccgccgagggtgagggcgccgtccagggcgccgtcgaggagaccAGCGAGCGCGGGAgtggacgcgccgagggtggcggtgaccgccgcgcccgcggcgagggcctgGCGACGGGTCACGGCGTCCTGCGACGATCCAACAGCGACGTCATCGGATTTGCTGGACGCGGAGCAGACGACGGCGGGCTTGGAGTTGATGGCGCGCTTGGAGACGCGGGTCAACGCGTTCGCCTTGACGCCGAtagaggaggcggcggcgatagACGAAGACATTTTCGGTTAAGTGGTCTGCTTGCCGGCAAAGCGAGGCGCGCACTGCCCGCCGATTGGTGCTTACATCCAATTGTATCCATCCATCAAGGCGCCGAGAGATTGCCAACTGGGATTTCATGCGATCTCTGCCAATCACCGTCCGCCCTCGAATTTTGACTGGCGTTCCAGTCAGAAAGGGGAGATCAAAAAGCGAAAGCGATTTTTTCCCCAACCGTCTCGGCGCATCTGCAGCGAACTTTGCTCTTTCCCGTTCCATCTGGCTCGTGTCGGCACAACGGAGAGCGCGCCTTGCACGTCCTCGCGACGGGTGAACGCGCAACCGGAGACTCGGCAGAGACTCGTCACACTCCACAGGCTCGTGGATAGCTCGAAAATATGGCGAGCTTCACCATGCAAATGGCCGCTCCCGGCCTCGCGAGGCCGGCGGTGGGTGCCCGTGCTCGCTGCAGGACCGTGAGGACCGGCGCTCTCGACGGGGCGGCCGAGAGGGCCtccgcgaccggcgccccGAGGCGGGCGCAGCGGGAGAGCATGGCGGGTGACTgtgccgacgcggcgggcgtcgcgaaggcGAAGAGGGCGCAGAGGGGGAAGGTACGCGCCCGGTTCTCCGGCTGGTCGATCCCGGATTTTTCTCCACCACGGCACACAGAGATAAGGACAGGTTTTAGGGTTAATTTGTTCGCCGGTCCAGGACGTCCGCTGACCCAGTCCGTTCCCCGATCCCCCATCGCGAAACAGGTGATCACGACCGCGGTGCCGGACACGTTCATTCCCCCCGGCCAGGAGCCTAATCGCCCCAAGGGCTTCTGGGAGACCTTCATGGGCAAGGACCCCAACAAGGGCAAGGTGCGTGAAAGACAAAGCCGACGAGGCCCCTCTCGAGTCGTCGGTtagcctcgacggcgtgacTTGACCCGCGTGTGCCGACGCTGAGACGTGTGCCGACGCTGACCCCCTCCCCCTCACCTCACCCACTCCACGACAGATCCGCGCCGACTTCCAGTGGAGGATCTTCTCCTGCCTGCCGTACCTCATCCCCATGATGGGTGCCATCGCGTTCACGGACCAGGCGTTTATGGCGTTTCCCGTGACTTTTAAGCTCGCGGTGCTCATCTCGCCGCTGCTGCAGATCTTCTACTCCAACTCCTTCATCCCCTTCGTGACTTTCTTCACGCTGTTCCTCGCGGTGGTGCGCAACACCAAGCTCGACCACTTCATGCGCTACAACACCATGCAGGCCATCCTTCTGGACATCTGCGTCATGCTCGCGGGTCTCATCATGCAGTACCTCCCCATGTACATCACCGTGTCCGTCATCGGCGACATGATGGAGATCTTCACGCTGATGAACGCCCTGTTTGCCATCGGCTACTGCATGTGGAACTGCCTCAAGGGCCAGTACCCGGAGATTCCCATCATCACCGAGGCAGTTTACGCGCAGGTGCGAGATCAGTAACGTTCGCTGCTGTGTGGGGATCAAAAACAAACAATGGAGAGTGTCTGGAACGCGGAGGGAGGCGGTCCGACGTATTAGGACGACTACGCGCGAGTTAAAAATATTCATCAAACTTTAGATTCGACTCACGTTCCCGTACACGCGCTCGCAGTGGGACCAACGTTCGCTGCTGTCGTGATTGCCGGCTCTTATACTCCAATTCGAAGTGTGCTAAGGGCTAAGAAGAACCAACACGACTCAACCTCTGACACCCGGGCTCGCTCAGAGTGCCGGGTACCTGAGCGACTGCTCCTTCACCTTCCTATCGTAGTCCGCCCTGTCGTTCGTGAAGAGCATGTACGCCTCGCTCTGCGCGGGCGAGGCAGGGTTTGGGGAGTCCAGCAGGTCCTGGATTCCCATCAGGATCTGCTTCACCGTGATCGACGGCCTCCAaccctcgtcctcgttcaGGATGCTGAGGCAGACGGTGCCCGAGGGGTAGATGTTGGGGTGGAAGAACCCCTGAGGGAACTTGCACTTCGGCGGCTTGGACGGGTAGTCCTCGCTGAACTCCATCGTGAGAGGGTAGAAGCCCCCGGCCCACAGCGTGTCCTTCCGGCCCGGGATGGAGCACTCCCACCGTAGGAGgttcaccgcgccgtccacaGTCTCGGGGCGGGCGACAAAACCGTGGGGGCGGTCCTTACGCCACACCTTGCGCTCCTCtgcgaggcgcccgcgcgcgatgcctGACATCGCGATCTACGCGGTGCTCCAAGCAGTggcccgtcaccgccgcaCTTCAAAAAACTTGGCGAGTTCGGCGCTCCCGCCAGCATTTTTCAACACTTGGCTGTCACGTACGGGGCACACCCGAccgcccgccctcgccgccatggGTCCATCGGCGAAGGTGCTAGCGCTGGTCGTGCTCGTCGcactcgcggacgtcgcgaacgcgcaGCTGTCGACGCCCATCGCCCACGACGATGCGGTGACCAAGGCGTCCGGCAAAGGGAACAAGTTCCTGGATCGCAAGTCTTCCCCGGactccttcgacgacgaggaggcgatgcgGCCGCAGGACGAGTGCCCGGCTAACCTTCGCCTTCGGTGGATGACGGAGGTGACCAGCAGCGTATATAGCACCCCGGTCATCGCGGATCTGTTCAGCGACGGGCACAAGGAGGTGGTGGTGCCGTCGTTCGTCCACTACCTGGAGGTGCTCGAgggggaggacggcgccaaggcgggcGGGGACTGGCCCGCGTTCCACAAGTCCACCgtgcacgcgtcgccgctgctgAGGGAGTCGGGGGAGGGGACGGAGATTTTGCTGCCGATGTACGACGGGGAGGTGCACTTCTTCAACGACCGAGGTGAGACGGCCGAGACGGCCAACCCTAACCGAGCACCACGACTCGCGCGAAGATCCGATCGATTCCTTCCAGCTCTTCTTCAGACAACACCCGTCGATGGATGGCGAAGACCGACCCGAACTAAACCCCGACCCGAACTTAACCCCGACCCGAACCCGCGCACGAACATCGCAGGCCAAGCGCTGGACAAGCGACTGTACGTGCCCAGACTCAGGGTCCGCAAGGACTGGCACGTGGGTTTGGCGCCCGACCACGTGGACCACCGCAGTCCCGACGTCGGAGCCGACTCGACGGAAAACTTCGAAAGCGGCTTCAGAGAACCCGACCCggtgacccgcggcgccccggaGCACGCGCACCACGCGCTCAGGCGGCAGGAGGCACGTTCAGGTGCGAACGGTGGGAAGGGTGGGAAGGGCCGAAGACTTCTGTCGGAATCAGAGCCGTCCGCGGAGCGAGGGGAGACGctcaccgaggaggcggcggcgagcttcaAGGTGTtcgacaacgacgacggcgacgacacggacgacgcgggcgaggagcgcgtcggcggtctgAGCACGGAGGACGAGAAGATCCTCGGCGACTACCGCGCATTCTGGGAgggcaccgacggcgacgagggaacGCAGGGCGTGGGCGGGTCGGTGAACGAGGGAGACGAAGGGCGGGAGGCTTCTAAAaacgcgcgcccctcgctgAGGAcgcatcgcgacgcgcacgccggtTGGGAGGACGAGAGCTTCCaccagcgcccgcgcgagtccggcgacgacacgCACGTctacgtcgacgcgcacctGCTCTGCAccccctccgtcgcggacatcgacggggacggaagggacgagctcgtcctctCGGTGTCGTATTTTTTCGACCGCGAGTATTACGACAACCCGACTCACTCGAACGAGCTGGACGCCTCGATCGACGTGAGCAAGTacgtcgcggggggcgtgTACGTGGTGGACCTCAAGACGCTCGAGTTGAAGTGGCACACGCACCTGGATCTGTCCACGGACACGGTGAGCTACCGCGCGTACATCTACAGTTCCCCTACGCTGGTCGACCTCGACAGGGACGGGAAGATGGAGATTGTCGTCGGCACGAGCGTCGGGTTCCTGTacgtgctccgcgcggacgggacCACGATGAGGGGTTTCCCAATACAGATGGGCGAGATCCAAGGGCAGGTGGCGgccgtcgacctcgacggggacggataccccgagctcatcgccgcggacaccCGGGGTTCGGTGGCTGCTTTTCGGAGGGACGGATCCGAGCTGTGGGAGCGccacctcgcgtcgctcatcgcgcagggcgcgtcggtgggtgacgtcgacggcgatggaTCCCTGGAGGTTGTCGTGGGCACTAGCAGCGGCGCGATCCACGTCCTGCGAGGCGCCACCGGCGAACCCGTGCACCCCTTCCCGTTCTACACCAACGGTCGGGTGATGGCGCCCGTGCTGCTCACCAAACTCCGCGGGGATGAGAGCGCCATGACCCTCGTCGCGGTTTCCTTCGACGGCTTCGTCTACCTCGTGGACGGTAAGCGCGCGTGCAGGGATGTCATCGACCTGGGGGAGACGAGCTACTCCATGCCGCTCGTGGATGACCTCACGGGCAACGGGAAGATGGACCTGGTGCTGGCGACCATGAACGGAGTCGTCTACGCGTACGAGAGCTTGGACACCCCTTACGACCCGTTGcacgcgtggacgtcgcAGGTACACAGCGTGAACAACATGGCTGCGCggtgcggcgtcgcgttTGGCGTCCGAGGCAAGGACCGCGGATACCACGACGTTCGGGGCGAGCGCATCGACGTTCCGTTTGAGATTGTGGAcactcgcgtcgtcgtaccCGTCGTCGAGACCAAGGGCGGGGCGCCGCACGGGCCTTACAAggtgacggtgacggtgacCTCCCCGGGCTtttccgccgtcgcgcgcgggtcgtacGACAAACCGGGCGCGTACAAGCTGAGCGCGCCGATACCAAACTGGCGCGCCAGGGGTCGGGTCACCGTCAAAGTCTCCGACGCCAGCGCGCTGCACGTCGAGGACAGCTACTCGGTTTCTTTCCACATGCGGTACTACCGCGTGCTGAAGTGGGTGCTGGTGCTGCcgttcatcgcggcgaccaccgcgctgATGCAGATGACGAGAGGGGAAGGAAACGCGCTGCCGACGTGGGGCggcatcgcgggcggggttCGGGGTAGGCTCGGCAAAGACATTTAACGTGATCGTGATCGTCGTTGCAAAGATTGCCAAAATTCTATCGATttcgcgcgtcgtcacccGAGGGTCGCCCCGCGTCTGTTCCCGTATCTCGCCGGCGCAGTGGGTGTGTGCCCTTTATAGCGCCGGGGTCACGTAGGGAACGACGGGTCGGGGtgcccgccgagcgcggggggggtCCAGATTCCAGGCTGGaaccgccccccgcgtcggcgcgtcgcggggacggcgcgagaGTTCGATGAATGAATGAGCCGACACCTCTTACACGAAGGTAAGAGAGACACGCCTTCCGTACTACAGACGGCTCGTTCacgcggggacgaggggcttgaggagctcctcgatcttcgccttggacgcgccggcggaaTCGCCGTTGCGCTCCACCACGTtaccctcgccgtcgacgatgaacTTGGCGGCGAAGTTCCAGCGCACGTCCCCCGGGTGCTTCTCCTTGAGGAACTGCCACACCGGGTGGGTCTTGCCGCCGTTGACGTCGATCTTGGACATCATgttgacgccgacgcccttgaAGTCGAACTTGTCCTCGACGAATTTCTTAATCTCGGCCTCGCTGCCGGGCTCCTGCCACCCGAACTGGTTGCACGGGAAGCACACAATCTGGGGAGGGAGGGCGCAGATCGGGTCAGCTCGGTCGTCTTGGAATTTGAGACGAAAGTGCTTCGGGGTCCTtcgggagacgcgcgcggggtgtaTCGGGCGATTCGACGTACCTCGAGTCCCTTGGGACCGAGCTCcttggccatcgcggacATCTCCTGGTAGTTGCCGCGGGTCGCGCCTCACTTACACGCGACGTTGGTCACGAGGACCACCTTGCCCTTGAACTTCTCGAAGGACACGTCGTTGCCGTCGATGTCCTTGGCGGAGAGGTCGTAGAAGGacttggcggcggccatcggggtggcggcgcgacggacggtgCGGGAGGTGGCCACGCGGCGGGATCCAAGCCGGGTCTGAACGACCGCGGTGCGAGCGGAGAGAGAGGCGACGGTCTGCATCACGCAGGCGTCGAGCGTtctggcggcgacgccggcaccGCCGATAAAAAGTTCTCACACGTTTTCGTGGTTGTGGTGCCACGTCGACAAATCCACATCCACCTGGGTCCACCTGGAAGGTTTGAGGTCGGTGCGAGAATTGGGCGACCCACAGCTCGGGAGCGCGCCGGGGTGCGCCGCGCACAGAGGACTCGCTCGCATCGCGCGGGATCGACCCGACCGATGGAGTCGTCGAACGGCGgtgccgcggcgatggcgtggGGGAGCGCGCTGGGCATCACCGCGGTGTACGTGGGGAGCCTGTACCTGTGGCCGGAGGTGCCGTCCGAGGGACGGAACCACCCGAGGACGGTGCGGAAGAGgttcgcgtccctcgcgggcgcgtgcgcggcggcgtgcgtccCGGTCATGCGCGccatcaccgcgtcgcccgtgcccgaggcggtcgcgcgcgccggcgtgaccccgccggcgtccttgGTCGGCGCGCTGgggatcgcgccgcgtccgatggccgcggcgacgtcgatggcggcTTCCCtgggcctcgccgcggcgctcttcCTCGGACCCCTCACGCACCTCGCCATCgacggccgcctccgccgcaggttcgtcgacgccctACGTCTCGACACGACGCTGAAGCTGCGGGActacgccgtcgcgcccctctcCGAGGAATTCGCGTttcgcgcgtgcgtcgccaccTCGTTAGCGTGGAGCGGTTCGTGCACAGTCGCGTCCGTGGTGTTCCTATCGCCGATGtgcttcggcgccgcgcacctgCACCACTTCAGGGAGCTACGACGAAGGGGTTTAGGGTTAGTTGGGGCGCTGGCGGCCATCGGGGCGCAGTTCGCGTACACCACCGCGTTTGGATGGTTCGCGACGTTTACGTTTCTTCGAACCGGGCACCTGTGCGGGCCGGTGTTCGCGCACTCGTTCTGCAACGTGATGGGTTTGCCGGACTTGAGGGGCGCGTTaaggcatcggcggcgaagcgtGATTTGCGGCGCGTACGTCGTGGGAatcgccgcgttcatcgcgggtctgtggccggcgacggaccCTCGACTGCACCCGGGGAGCGCGTGGGACGATCTGGTGGCTGTGGGccaggcggcgacggggggacgcgggggcgggtaGTTTCGTGGGACGTTTATCATAGACTAGGGTTCGATCATGCGTCTCTGCTCGTTTGCGATGTGATGGTTTACTCGGGCGAGGTGTGCGAACGCCGCTCACGGCTCGAACCGACGGGGCCCAGTTTCCTTCAGGATTATGTCCAGCGGGAGGAAACGAGGGGTGGGCACCTTGTGGTCACCCCACTCCATCCACTCCCAGCCCTCGCACTTATCCGGCTCGGTGTTGACGGCGGTGGTGTCCGCcgggacgtccgcgcgcatGAACACCGTGATCCAGTggttgtcgtcgtcgattACCGCCTCGCACGTGTACGCGTAGGTCACGTCCCCCGTCAGCTCGATGCCAGTCTCCTCCAGGATTTCGCGCCTGGCGCACTGCTCCCAAGTCTCACGCCACTCGAGCTTCCCACCCGGAAGCGCGTACTGGCCCGCCCCGTGGCTGCCCTTGCGCTTGCCGATCAGCACCTTGCCCTCCTTGACGATGAGTACTCCCACGCCCACGCGGGGCCATCGCTTGACGGCGGTCGAGTCTCCTCCCATGGTGCGCACGCGGTTCAAACTGTCGACTTTTTGGCAGCCGAGTCTCCAGTTGTTGCTTTCCGAACCAATTTTTGCGACTGGGAATTCGCCCCCGCGAGCAGACCAGCccggcgcccggcggggTGCGGCCGAGCCGGTGGGGGGGGTGAGACATGGACCTCGCGGAGGCTTTGTTACATAGGTACACCACGAGCGTGGTTGCCATCCTGAATGCGGTGCGTCCCACCCTCGCCCGGCCCCATCCCCAGCCCGCCCCCAAATCCAGCCTCTCGGCACCCCCGCTCCCAGACGacccgacgaacgcgtccgcccgAACCGACCCCCGCACCCACCCGCTGACATGCGTCTCCTCGACCGTTCCCAACAGAGCTCAAGCGagtcgggcgacgcgtcgcggagtctgggcgcgcttcgcgacctcctccccgcgctctccgcgctcgccccgacGGGCGGTCCGCAGCTGATCAACACCCTGACGCGATGGTACCAGCAGCAGGCCAGGACGCTGGCGTCCAGCAGCGGAGACAGGAACCCGCTcggacgctcgcggacctTACAGCTGGCCTTCTGGCACGCCGCGCACAGGGTCCTGGCGCCGTTACCCCCCGGCGCACTCGCGGgaaccgacgtcgcccgagtCATCGACCTCGCCTTTGacgccgtcatcgccggCCGAGACCCGGCGCCGCACGTGGACGCGGGCTGGGGCGCCAGGCCCTTGGCGGGCGGCGCTTCGTATCTGGCGGGCGGCGCTTCGTATCACGATGAGAGTGGGGGCATCCACGAGAGTGGGGGCATccacggtggcggcggcggcgacaccgcggtcaacgcgtcgccgccgccgctggacccttcgccgtcggtggcggcgatggcggcgcgcgtgctcgggttcgcgtcgcggcacgacccggacgcggtgacggcgcggCTCGTGGAGGAGCTGGAGCCGAGGGTCAACTCGGAGAGCAAGCGCGGGGAGGTTCACCTCAtcgtccacggcgcgagGTTCCTGCACGTGTCgttggacggcgcgggaccCGTCGCAAACATTGGCGCATCGTCGGACGCCGGTCCATTCGACGCGGCTTCTTCGAGGCTGAGGGTAAAACCCGGGGAACTGGCCGACCGgtacgcggcgtccgcggcgcagacGGTTCGCAGGCTAAACCCCTGCGCGTGGCACCCGACGTACCGCAAGTCGGACCTGCGGCACGCGCTGTGCGCGCTGCTtcacgcggtgctcgcgcccgtcgcgggagcTCGGATCCCCGAGGGCGCTTCGGATTATACGAAGCGGGActgggcggaggcggtgacgacgtgcc
It encodes the following:
- a CDS encoding predicted protein — its product is LRDYAVAPLSEEFAFRACVATSLAWSGSCTVASVVFLSPMCFGAAHLHHFRELRRRGLGLVGALAAIGAQFAYTTAFGWFATFTFLRTGHLCGPVFAHSFCNVMGLPDLRGALRHRRRSVICGAYVVGIAAFIAGLWPATDPRLH
- a CDS encoding predicted protein, whose translation is MSGIARGRLAEERKVWRKDRPHGFVARPETVDGAVNLLRWECSIPGRKDTLWAGGFYPLTMEFSEDYPSKPPKCKFPQGFFHPNIYPSGTVCLSILNEDEGWRPSITVKQILMGIQDLLDSPNPASPAQSEAYMLFTNDRADYDRKVKEQSLRYPAL
- the GPX5 gene encoding glutathione peroxidase (Glutathione peroxidase. Shows DB homology to both GPX and PHGPX. Number (GPX5) has not be determined phylogenetically and is simply to distinguish between GPX proteins within NOUM), producing the protein MAAAKSFYDLSAKDIDGNDVSFEKFKGKVVLVTNEMSAMAKELGPKGLEIVCFPCNQFGWQEPGSEAEIKKFVEDKFDFKGVGVNMMSKIDVNGGKTHPVWQFLKEKHPGDVRWNFAAKFIVDGEGNVVERNGDSAGASKAKIEELLKPLVPA
- the TIC20 gene encoding chloroplast envelope protein translocase family (inner chloroplast membrane translocase (import) Tic20), which codes for MASFTMQMAAPGLARPAVGARARCRTVRTGALDGAAERASATGAPRRAQRESMAGDCADAAGVAKAKRAQRGKVITTAVPDTFIPPGQEPNRPKGFWETFMGKDPNKGKIRADFQWRIFSCLPYLIPMMGAIAFTDQAFMAFPVTFKLAVLISPLLQIFYSNSFIPFVTFFTLFLAVVRNTKLDHFMRYNTMQAILLDICVMLAGLIMQYLPMYITVSVIGDMMEIFTLMNALFAIGYCMWNCLKGQYPEIPIITEAVYAQVRDQ
- a CDS encoding predicted protein; translation: MSSSIAAASSIGVKANALTRVSKRAINSKPAVVCSASSKSDDVAVGSSQDAVTRRQALAAGAAVTATLGASTPALAGLLDGALDGALTLGGGDVKEKRAVNLPELQIEFISREEGYPLANGGEKGRAQQQYLKFIEPVIVANIDLPYSEYMRLALHDAGTYEVVGKKNGANGSIRFELDRPENALCKKAFASIEKIKKAVDATVTQPISYADLIAIVPHFAARIQFAKDYYEVMGEDDPNYEFLFIGTNPYLGAKMRIGRKDADGPDPEGLVPGEDASTEDLVAWFKRMGLGPNQLVMFAPYMYENPAKGLDLAVQDGTNASVANQYESQRKLGKRAPGPAVTIIKKLKDMTDNCIPGGPPYVGGDRDPNYVEYAYIRGGGEIPRVTTFGAYPGSSDLGSSKFAQKVRGDR
- a CDS encoding predicted protein, whose protein sequence is MGPSAKVLALVVLVALADVANAQLSTPIAHDDAVTKASGKGNKFLDRKSSPDSFDDEEAMRPQDECPANLRLRWMTEVTSSVYSTPVIADLFSDGHKEVVVPSFVHYLEVLEGEDGAKAGGDWPAFHKSTVHASPLLRESGEGTEILLPMYDGEVHFFNDRGQALDKRLYVPRLRVRKDWHVGLAPDHVDHRSPDVGADSTENFESGFREPDPVTRGAPEHAHHALRRQEARSGANGGKGGKGRRLLSESEPSAERGETLTEEAAASFKVFDNDDGDDTDDAGEERVGGLSTEDEKILGDYRAFWEGTDGDEGTQGVGGSVNEGDEGREASKNARPSLRTHRDAHAGWEDESFHQRPRESGDDTHVYVDAHLLCTPSVADIDGDGRDELVLSVSYFFDREYYDNPTHSNELDASIDVSKYVAGGVYVVDLKTLELKWHTHLDLSTDTVSYRAYIYSSPTLVDLDRDGKMEIVVGTSVGFLYVLRADGTTMRGFPIQMGEIQGQVAAVDLDGDGYPELIAADTRGSVAAFRRDGSELWERHLASLIAQGASVGDVDGDGSLEVVVGTSSGAIHVLRGATGEPVHPFPFYTNGRVMAPVLLTKLRGDESAMTLVAVSFDGFVYLVDGKRACRDVIDLGETSYSMPLVDDLTGNGKMDLVLATMNGVVYAYESLDTPYDPLHAWTSQVHSVNNMAARCGVAFGVRGKDRGYHDVRGERIDVPFEIVDTRVVVPVVETKGGAPHGPYKVTVTVTSPGFSAVARGSYDKPGAYKLSAPIPNWRARGRVTVKVSDASALHVEDSYSVSFHMRYYRVLKWVLVLPFIAATTALMQMTRGEGNALPTWGGIAGGVRGRLGKDI
- a CDS encoding predicted protein, translating into MGGDSTAVKRWPRVGVGVLIVKEGKVLIGKRKGSHGAGQYALPGGKLEWRETWEQCARREILEETGIELTGDVTYAYTCEAVIDDDNHWITVFMRADVPADTTAVNTEPDKCEGWEWMEWGDHKVPTPRFLPLDIILKETGPRRFEP